A region of Alteromonadaceae bacterium 2753L.S.0a.02 DNA encodes the following proteins:
- a CDS encoding excinuclease ABC subunit C produces the protein MAKENSTPQQPKTDGFDAAQFLKNLTSKPGVYQMYDRHGGILYVGKAKNLKKRVSSYFRNTGLSIKTQALVFRIHTIEITVTPSEAEALVLEHNLIKSQKPPFNILLRDDKSFPYIFLSEGEAHPRLALHRGSKKKRGRFFGPYPNAGAVRESLNFLQKTFGVRQCEDSVYRNRTRPCLLYQIDRCSGPCVNAVSEPDYAADVAQTVLFLEGKNDSLHNMLAAAMEKASKELAFEQAAIYRDRITVLRQIQAQQVIESGQMNMDVVACAAEAGAACVHMLYVRQGRVVGSKNYYPKDRLESDEATILSAFVSHNYLGGSSMDIPPSVILSHKLDDEQAIAEAIALSNHRQIQITSNVRTYRAKWLAIALQAARLNLRAKLNSAQTLLQRFEELQQALDFDEMPTRIECFDISHSSGEKTVASCVVFDQSGPRKSDYRRFNIDGITAGDDYAAMEQALNRRYARLQKEGKPLPDLLLIDGGKGQLSKATQVLNELGIQEITMIGVAKGTTRKAGFETLVKPNGKEQVLPADSAALHLIQQVRDEAHRFAITGHKQRRDVARKTSTLESIPGIGPKRRKELLHYFGGLQEVMRASVDDIAKVPSISKKMAEEVYTALHSE, from the coding sequence ATGGCTAAAGAAAATAGCACGCCACAGCAGCCTAAAACGGATGGCTTCGACGCAGCGCAATTCCTGAAAAACCTCACCTCCAAGCCTGGCGTATACCAAATGTACGACAGGCATGGTGGCATTTTGTACGTTGGCAAAGCCAAAAACCTTAAAAAACGCGTATCCAGTTATTTTCGCAATACCGGCCTCAGTATAAAAACCCAGGCCTTGGTGTTTCGCATTCACACTATTGAAATCACCGTTACCCCCAGTGAAGCAGAAGCACTGGTGTTGGAACACAACCTGATTAAATCGCAAAAGCCGCCTTTTAATATTTTGCTGCGCGATGATAAATCCTTCCCCTACATCTTTTTATCGGAGGGCGAAGCCCACCCGCGACTGGCATTACATCGCGGCAGCAAGAAAAAACGCGGGCGGTTTTTTGGGCCTTATCCCAATGCCGGGGCGGTGCGGGAAAGCCTGAATTTTCTGCAAAAAACCTTTGGCGTGCGGCAGTGTGAAGACAGCGTATACCGCAACCGCACACGGCCGTGTTTGTTGTACCAAATTGATCGCTGCTCCGGCCCCTGTGTGAATGCCGTGAGCGAACCAGACTACGCTGCAGATGTGGCGCAAACCGTATTATTTCTCGAAGGTAAAAACGACAGTTTGCACAACATGCTGGCGGCGGCGATGGAAAAAGCCTCGAAAGAACTCGCCTTTGAACAAGCGGCGATTTACCGCGATCGTATAACCGTGCTGCGACAAATTCAGGCACAGCAAGTGATCGAATCCGGCCAGATGAATATGGATGTCGTTGCCTGTGCCGCCGAGGCCGGTGCAGCCTGTGTTCACATGTTATATGTTCGCCAGGGCAGGGTGGTGGGCAGTAAAAACTACTACCCGAAAGACCGCCTCGAAAGTGATGAGGCAACCATCCTAAGCGCCTTCGTAAGTCACAATTATTTGGGTGGCAGCTCCATGGACATACCGCCCTCGGTCATTCTCAGCCACAAACTTGACGATGAACAAGCCATCGCCGAAGCCATTGCGCTCAGCAATCACCGCCAAATTCAAATAACCTCCAACGTCCGCACCTACCGCGCCAAATGGTTAGCGATAGCCTTGCAGGCCGCTCGGTTGAATTTACGTGCGAAACTCAACAGTGCGCAAACTCTGTTACAGCGATTCGAAGAATTACAACAGGCACTGGATTTTGATGAAATGCCAACGCGCATTGAATGTTTTGATATCAGCCATTCCAGCGGTGAAAAAACTGTGGCTTCCTGCGTGGTATTCGATCAAAGTGGACCGCGTAAATCCGATTACCGGCGTTTTAATATCGACGGTATCACCGCCGGTGATGATTACGCAGCCATGGAGCAAGCGCTTAATCGTCGTTACGCACGACTCCAGAAAGAAGGCAAACCGCTCCCTGATTTACTGCTTATTGATGGCGGCAAAGGCCAGCTTAGTAAAGCCACACAAGTGCTCAACGAACTGGGCATTCAGGAAATCACCATGATCGGCGTTGCCAAGGGTACTACCCGCAAAGCCGGTTTCGAAACACTGGTAAAACCCAATGGCAAAGAGCAGGTGTTGCCGGCCGACAGCGCCGCTTTACATCTCATCCAGCAGGTGCGCGACGAAGCACATCGCTTCGCAATTACCGGCCACAAACAGCGCCGTGATGTTGCTCGCAAAACCAGCACCCTGGAATCTATACCCGGTATAGGCCCTAAGCGGCGCAAAGAACTGCTACATTATTTCGGCGGATTGCAGGAAGTGATGCGGGCAAGTGTCGACGACATTGCGAAAGTCCCCAGTATCAGTAAAAAAATGGCGGAAGAGGTTTACACGGCCCTGCACAGTGAGTAA
- a CDS encoding LuxR family two component transcriptional regulator: MTRILVADDHDLVRMGIIRMLQDVEGFEVVGEAKTGEQAISLAKELQPQVVLMDVKMPGIGGLEATRKILASCEHTKVIAVTALADDLFPERLMKAGASGYVTKGSGFDEIIDAVHSVLSGNLYMSSTIAQQLALRNFGGGKSDASPFEALSERELQTAIMIANGSRVHEIAESFCVSPKTVNSYRYRIFDKLSINSDVELALLAVKHKLLDVDNLA, translated from the coding sequence GTGACGAGAATTTTGGTCGCCGACGACCACGACTTGGTGCGCATGGGAATAATTCGCATGCTGCAGGATGTCGAAGGGTTCGAAGTAGTAGGCGAAGCAAAAACGGGCGAGCAAGCAATCTCTTTGGCGAAAGAATTACAGCCACAGGTTGTGCTGATGGATGTAAAAATGCCGGGCATTGGGGGGCTTGAAGCCACTCGAAAAATTCTCGCATCCTGCGAACATACCAAGGTAATTGCCGTTACCGCACTTGCCGACGATCTATTCCCCGAAAGACTCATGAAAGCCGGCGCTTCTGGTTATGTCACCAAAGGCTCGGGTTTTGATGAAATTATCGACGCGGTGCACTCTGTACTCAGCGGTAATCTCTATATGAGTTCTACCATTGCCCAGCAACTCGCGTTGCGCAATTTTGGCGGTGGTAAATCTGATGCATCCCCCTTCGAAGCCTTATCGGAACGTGAACTGCAAACAGCAATTATGATTGCCAATGGTTCGCGTGTTCACGAAATCGCCGAATCCTTTTGTGTGAGCCCCAAAACCGTAAACAGTTATCGCTATCGTATTTTCGATAAACTGAGCATCAACAGTGATGTCGAGCTGGCCTTGCTCGCCGTAAAACACAAGTTGTTGGACGTCGATAACCTCGCTTAA
- a CDS encoding alkylated DNA repair dioxygenase AlkB, which produces MQHDLFGRAAPQVLDLGQGALLDYHPAWLAEHEAEALQQCLSEQCIWQQPHIIIGGRRLPIPRLQSWYGEPEAVLRYSGQTFQPAPWLPELQALRMALQTLCGKPFNSVLVNLYRDGNDSVSWHADDERELGDEPLIASLSLGATRKFSLKPKAKQHSKSAIHLQLGQGDLVVMRGATQRDWLHAIPKTQQLVAARINLTFRWVKA; this is translated from the coding sequence GTGCAGCACGATTTATTTGGTCGGGCCGCACCCCAGGTACTGGACCTTGGTCAGGGCGCGCTGCTGGATTACCACCCGGCTTGGCTGGCAGAACACGAGGCCGAAGCCTTACAGCAATGCCTAAGCGAACAATGTATCTGGCAACAGCCGCACATAATCATTGGTGGTCGGCGGCTACCCATTCCGCGCTTACAATCGTGGTATGGCGAACCCGAGGCCGTATTGCGTTATTCCGGTCAAACCTTCCAACCCGCGCCCTGGTTGCCGGAGTTACAGGCCTTACGCATGGCCCTGCAAACCCTGTGCGGCAAACCTTTCAACAGCGTATTGGTTAATTTGTATCGCGATGGTAACGATAGTGTAAGCTGGCACGCCGATGATGAACGTGAATTGGGCGACGAACCACTCATAGCGTCATTAAGCCTGGGTGCAACGCGAAAGTTTTCGCTCAAACCCAAGGCAAAACAGCATTCGAAAAGCGCCATACATCTGCAACTTGGGCAGGGCGATCTTGTTGTTATGCGCGGCGCAACACAACGCGACTGGCTACATGCAATACCAAAAACCCAACAGTTGGTGGCTGCGCGTATCAACCTGACATTTCGCTGGGTTAAAGCGTAG
- a CDS encoding glutaredoxin-like protein DUF836, translating into MQFILYTTLGCHLCDQAKAVIAQVLASSSYTIEEIDIAASEQLTEQYGIRIPVVAMAARDRAELGWPFDELQFRQWLDGR; encoded by the coding sequence ATGCAATTTATTCTATACACCACATTGGGTTGCCACCTGTGCGATCAGGCCAAAGCGGTCATCGCTCAGGTGCTTGCCAGCTCCTCGTACACCATTGAAGAAATCGATATCGCCGCCAGCGAACAGCTAACTGAGCAATACGGTATTAGAATTCCCGTCGTGGCAATGGCTGCTCGTGACAGGGCCGAATTGGGGTGGCCTTTCGACGAACTACAATTCCGACAATGGTTGGACGGGCGCTAA
- a CDS encoding pSer/pThr/pTyr-binding forkhead associated (FHA) protein encodes MLQLLFKDASRKTLWLVEPRYTIGSDAGCTLPVSDTRLKAQHAVLQLNGDVGLITNLVGDTEIRVNGIPVSGSHKLVHGDTLGLGLTELMVVDRKRHTQKHQISEPPENPEHWQLIPSSRALGTRDYTIAESALVGRARDCDISLGVAHLSRHHARLTVTERGLKVEDLDSANGTFVNGQRIKTAVMKPGDQLSFDTVKFKIVGPQTNLDVTTVRPVISVPTPKPTASGIAKSHRPTGSRDDTPKPSRSALGGINVDPGAGELSANTGNNTKLWVAVALLALIGVAAYLAWQHQLIPGAS; translated from the coding sequence ATGCTTCAACTTTTGTTTAAAGACGCTTCGCGAAAAACTCTCTGGCTGGTTGAACCGCGCTACACCATTGGTTCTGACGCCGGGTGCACGCTGCCTGTAAGCGACACTCGCCTCAAGGCGCAGCACGCGGTTTTGCAGCTTAACGGCGATGTTGGCTTAATTACCAATTTGGTGGGCGATACCGAAATTCGGGTTAATGGTATACCGGTTTCCGGTTCCCACAAGCTGGTTCACGGCGATACCCTTGGCTTGGGGCTCACCGAACTCATGGTGGTGGACCGCAAACGTCACACCCAGAAACACCAGATTAGCGAACCCCCGGAAAACCCTGAGCACTGGCAGCTGATACCAAGCAGCCGGGCCCTGGGTACCCGCGACTACACCATTGCTGAAAGCGCCTTAGTGGGGCGTGCGCGCGACTGTGATATCAGCCTCGGGGTTGCTCACCTGTCGCGCCACCACGCACGCCTCACGGTGACTGAACGCGGCCTGAAAGTTGAAGACCTCGATTCCGCCAACGGCACCTTTGTAAATGGCCAGCGCATAAAAACCGCAGTGATGAAGCCTGGCGATCAACTGAGTTTCGATACCGTGAAATTTAAAATTGTGGGCCCGCAAACCAACCTCGATGTAACCACAGTGCGACCGGTCATCAGTGTACCCACCCCCAAACCCACGGCGTCGGGAATCGCCAAATCACATCGCCCAACCGGCAGTCGCGATGACACGCCAAAACCATCGCGCAGTGCTTTGGGTGGCATCAATGTCGATCCCGGGGCAGGCGAGTTATCAGCCAATACTGGTAACAACACCAAGTTGTGGGTGGCTGTGGCATTGCTGGCGTTGATTGGCGTAGCAGCCTATCTGGCCTGGCAACACCAGTTAATCCCCGGTGCATCCTAG
- a CDS encoding protein phosphatase, whose product MFLTEYCAATDVGLQRNNNEDCHIALPLRGLWVVADGMGGHAAGEVASAIACSTIRKRFLLGASLNDAIQDAHKAVLDAADMGVGSAGMGSTVVAMVSSNNHFQIAWVGDSRAYSFCPGDDPKLQQLTRDHSYVQMLLDTGAITREEFAHHPEKNIITQCLGSIDLTEVDVGVYQGQWHSRRWVLLCSDGLSDAVSDDEISQILHKAGDVSIATSNLVKAALNNGGRDNITVQIVGAPSLWARRLQSLSALVFKALR is encoded by the coding sequence ATGTTCCTAACCGAGTACTGCGCTGCCACGGATGTAGGCTTGCAGAGAAATAATAATGAAGACTGCCACATCGCCCTGCCTCTTCGCGGCCTTTGGGTAGTGGCAGACGGCATGGGGGGGCATGCTGCTGGAGAGGTAGCCAGTGCAATAGCATGCAGTACCATACGCAAGCGCTTTTTACTGGGCGCGAGCCTGAACGACGCCATTCAAGATGCCCATAAAGCCGTTCTCGACGCTGCAGATATGGGCGTCGGCAGCGCCGGCATGGGTTCCACAGTGGTTGCCATGGTTTCTTCCAATAATCACTTTCAGATTGCCTGGGTGGGTGACAGCCGCGCCTATTCGTTTTGCCCCGGCGATGACCCCAAACTGCAACAGCTCACACGCGACCATTCCTACGTGCAAATGTTGCTGGATACCGGCGCGATCACCCGTGAGGAATTCGCCCACCACCCAGAGAAAAACATTATCACGCAGTGCCTGGGTTCTATTGATCTTACGGAAGTGGACGTCGGCGTATACCAGGGCCAATGGCACTCGCGTCGCTGGGTATTGCTGTGCAGCGACGGCTTGAGTGATGCCGTGAGCGATGATGAAATCAGTCAGATTCTGCACAAGGCGGGAGATGTCAGTATCGCCACTTCGAATTTGGTGAAAGCCGCACTGAACAATGGCGGTCGCGACAACATTACCGTACAGATTGTCGGTGCACCTTCGTTGTGGGCGCGGCGCCTGCAATCGCTCAGCGCCCTGGTATTCAAAGCACTGCGCTGA
- a CDS encoding uncharacterized membrane protein YbhN (UPF0104 family), with protein MPKYFYTLLKAAFALAMLLALIVWVETQYGWASTLANWSKISVWQVVLLAIGVFSSHLLRVSRVFAAYTFKQPVSFKSVSAVSFLHNTISFLLPMRLGELALPALGKHQLAIDYRYSAAVLLLLRLFDAHVLLCLLVFFAGTAWLKYYAWIAPLVLLAGLPLGVHVLKIMSAQITKLAFATPLVSDTRRWLTLYGYTVAIWVVKLFSLAMLASVLGGIPLNHAWLATILADGSALSPVTGFANAGTFELAFALPLKPLGYAMESMVQIAVNVHIFIFVTNIAVGIVGFLLLQNKHTQTSPESHA; from the coding sequence ATGCCCAAATACTTCTACACCCTTTTGAAAGCTGCGTTTGCATTAGCCATGCTGCTGGCGCTCATCGTCTGGGTCGAAACGCAGTATGGTTGGGCGAGCACACTGGCCAACTGGTCGAAAATCAGTGTGTGGCAGGTGGTACTGCTCGCCATTGGCGTTTTTTCGAGCCATCTGTTGCGTGTAAGCCGCGTGTTTGCCGCGTACACCTTCAAACAGCCGGTGAGTTTCAAGTCGGTAAGTGCGGTAAGTTTTCTTCACAATACCATTAGCTTTCTGTTGCCGATGCGACTCGGGGAACTGGCGCTACCAGCCTTGGGCAAACATCAACTCGCCATTGATTACCGTTATTCTGCAGCGGTGCTGCTGTTACTGCGATTATTCGACGCCCACGTTTTATTGTGCTTGCTGGTATTTTTTGCAGGTACCGCCTGGCTGAAATATTATGCCTGGATTGCACCCCTGGTGTTACTTGCGGGCTTACCGCTGGGTGTGCACGTTTTAAAAATAATGAGCGCACAGATCACCAAACTGGCTTTTGCAACGCCACTGGTGAGTGATACACGGCGGTGGTTAACGCTTTATGGCTACACTGTGGCTATCTGGGTGGTAAAATTATTTTCATTGGCGATGCTGGCCAGTGTGCTTGGCGGTATTCCCTTAAACCACGCTTGGCTTGCCACCATATTGGCCGACGGAAGCGCGCTTTCCCCCGTGACCGGCTTCGCCAACGCCGGCACTTTCGAGCTGGCATTCGCGCTGCCACTGAAACCGCTGGGCTACGCCATGGAATCTATGGTGCAAATTGCGGTCAACGTGCATATTTTTATTTTTGTGACCAATATTGCTGTGGGCATCGTCGGGTTTTTATTACTACAGAATAAACACACTCAAACCAGCCCAGAAAGCCACGCTTGA
- a CDS encoding glycosyltransferase involved in cell wall biosynthesis — MLLPSLTVVIPVYNEEDNVSPLFEALQQALGNYQGDWHVIIVNDGSRDATSARLNQCVLQYGERFQHIELQRNFGQTAAMQAGIDAAETELIATMDGDLQNDPADIPRLVEELLSKDLDLLQGWRKNRQDALVSRKLPSRIANQIIQKVSGVKLDDYGCSLKVYRADVVKQIRLYGEMHRFIPVWMATVCPPHRIGQTEVNHRARVAGESKYGITRTFRVVIDLVTVFFFLKFRARPGHFFGSIGLWVGMIGGGLMSYLVFIKIFLGADIGDRPLLLFASILIIASLQFLTTGVLSEILSRIFFQTTNVKSYKVRKPLTCDWQPDMTSKESAHSYKASED, encoded by the coding sequence ATGCTCCTACCCAGTCTCACCGTCGTGATTCCTGTTTACAACGAAGAAGACAACGTCTCACCACTTTTCGAAGCTTTGCAACAGGCTCTCGGTAATTACCAGGGCGACTGGCATGTCATCATTGTTAACGATGGCAGTCGCGATGCGACGTCGGCGCGCCTCAACCAGTGTGTATTGCAATACGGTGAGCGTTTCCAACATATCGAATTACAGCGCAATTTTGGGCAGACCGCCGCCATGCAGGCGGGCATAGATGCCGCTGAAACCGAACTTATCGCCACCATGGACGGCGACCTGCAAAATGACCCTGCCGATATTCCGCGCCTCGTAGAAGAGCTGCTTTCCAAAGATCTCGACCTCTTGCAAGGCTGGCGCAAAAACCGCCAGGATGCCCTGGTGTCGCGTAAACTCCCGTCGCGCATTGCCAATCAGATAATTCAAAAAGTGAGCGGCGTGAAGCTCGATGATTACGGCTGCAGCCTTAAGGTTTATCGCGCTGATGTGGTGAAGCAAATTCGCTTGTACGGCGAGATGCACCGCTTTATCCCTGTGTGGATGGCAACCGTCTGCCCGCCACATCGCATTGGGCAAACCGAAGTAAACCACCGCGCGCGCGTTGCCGGCGAGTCTAAATACGGTATTACCCGCACCTTTCGGGTCGTTATCGATTTGGTGACGGTATTTTTCTTTTTGAAATTCCGCGCCCGACCCGGCCATTTTTTCGGCTCTATCGGTTTGTGGGTTGGCATGATTGGCGGCGGCTTAATGAGTTATCTGGTATTTATAAAAATCTTTTTGGGGGCCGATATCGGTGATCGGCCACTGTTACTCTTCGCAAGTATATTAATTATCGCGTCTTTACAATTTCTCACTACGGGTGTGCTTTCCGAAATTTTAAGTCGTATTTTCTTCCAAACCACCAATGTGAAGAGCTACAAAGTACGCAAACCTTTAACATGTGATTGGCAGCCCGATATGACATCCAAGGAATCGGCCCACTCTTATAAAGCCAGCGAAGATTAA
- a CDS encoding 4-amino-4-deoxy-L-arabinose transferase-like glycosyltransferase, which yields MTRFLRRAVATPHMLYISFAISIFLGLGSVPLFDLDEGAFTEATREMLDSGVYSATYLDGEPRYDKPIFFYWLQAASIKLLGFNEWAFRIPSALMACLWALALLSFAREFIGRQRGLIAALFLVNSLWVALIARSAIADATLNVFLSLALFDIWRYFQGGKNKHAMRVYLWMGLATLTKGPVGVVVPLLVSLFYLVSSRADKKHYRAYYYWPGWILYIATVTPWLIAVYLEQGLGFFQGFIIEHNLQRFSATRESHGGSLFYYVATLPLILLPLSGLLVALLRNSKKLWQDPLNRFLLLWFTVYFVIFSFSKTQLPHYILNGCVPLFILFARQTALLKQYRWSLLAPVLLMLLLTFLPQLVAIAAQKTGGYDGANLARHEQIFTSSYTLWALFCLFLVLAVSLLPKLFTWQRLVLCGLAINAFAFTQFVRAAFEFQQRPVHEAIAQLENINKQKTVVAWRMHMPTFSVYRHQITPLRAPQPGELALVRVDRVNALMKLLQAEHPDYPANIVWQFGGLMLVEVASEPAPLATNKLR from the coding sequence ATGACTCGATTCCTGCGGCGTGCGGTAGCAACGCCCCACATGCTTTATATTTCATTTGCGATCAGCATTTTTCTCGGGCTTGGTTCGGTACCTCTGTTCGATTTGGATGAGGGTGCATTTACCGAGGCCACTCGTGAAATGCTCGACAGCGGTGTTTATTCTGCCACCTACCTGGATGGCGAACCGCGCTACGACAAACCCATCTTTTTTTATTGGTTGCAGGCGGCCAGTATTAAATTACTGGGCTTTAATGAATGGGCCTTTCGTATACCATCGGCACTCATGGCGTGTTTATGGGCTCTGGCACTACTGAGTTTTGCGCGCGAATTCATCGGCAGGCAGCGGGGCTTGATTGCCGCGCTGTTTTTAGTCAACAGCCTATGGGTTGCGCTTATCGCCCGCTCTGCGATTGCCGATGCCACACTCAATGTATTTTTGAGTCTGGCCCTGTTTGATATCTGGCGCTATTTCCAGGGTGGTAAAAACAAACATGCTATGCGCGTTTATTTATGGATGGGCTTAGCAACCTTAACCAAAGGGCCTGTCGGTGTTGTGGTGCCGCTATTGGTATCACTGTTTTACCTGGTGAGCTCGAGAGCCGACAAAAAACACTACCGAGCCTACTACTACTGGCCGGGCTGGATTCTTTATATTGCCACTGTCACACCCTGGTTGATTGCTGTGTATCTGGAACAGGGCCTGGGCTTTTTTCAGGGTTTTATTATCGAGCACAATTTACAGCGCTTTTCTGCCACCCGTGAAAGCCACGGCGGCAGCTTATTTTATTACGTTGCAACTCTGCCGCTTATCTTATTGCCGCTTAGTGGTTTATTGGTTGCGCTGCTGCGAAATAGCAAAAAGCTGTGGCAAGACCCCCTTAATCGCTTCCTGTTACTCTGGTTCACTGTGTATTTTGTGATTTTTTCTTTCTCAAAAACACAATTGCCGCACTACATTCTTAATGGTTGCGTGCCGCTGTTTATTCTGTTTGCTCGCCAAACCGCGCTACTCAAACAGTATCGTTGGTCGCTGCTGGCCCCAGTTCTGCTGATGCTGTTACTCACTTTTTTACCACAACTGGTGGCGATCGCAGCACAAAAAACCGGCGGTTATGACGGCGCCAATCTGGCCCGCCACGAGCAAATATTTACAAGCAGCTACACCCTATGGGCGCTGTTTTGTTTGTTTTTAGTGCTTGCCGTTAGCCTGCTCCCCAAACTGTTCACCTGGCAGCGCCTGGTGCTCTGCGGCTTGGCAATTAATGCATTTGCTTTTACACAATTTGTGCGAGCGGCTTTCGAGTTTCAGCAGCGCCCGGTACACGAAGCGATTGCACAACTCGAAAATATCAACAAGCAAAAAACTGTGGTTGCATGGCGCATGCACATGCCCACCTTTAGCGTTTATCGCCACCAGATAACACCTCTGCGGGCACCACAACCCGGCGAACTCGCGCTGGTGCGAGTCGATAGAGTTAACGCGCTGATGAAACTCCTACAAGCGGAGCATCCGGATTACCCCGCCAATATTGTGTGGCAATTTGGGGGGCTTATGCTGGTTGAAGTTGCCAGCGAACCCGCACCGCTAGCCACTAACAAGCTCCGTTAA